A stretch of the Corylus avellana chromosome ca6, CavTom2PMs-1.0 genome encodes the following:
- the LOC132185817 gene encoding peroxidase 47-like, whose product MLMRSPNLVKMVGANFLCVVLLVEIIVVMSGHSFGANGLSMNYYLTSCPFAEQIVRNTVFRALQADPTLAAGLVRMHFHDCFVEGCDGSVLIDSTNDNTAEKDSLANLSLRGYEVIDAAKEELERMCPGVVSCADIVAMAARDSVFLAGGPLYGIQKGRKDGRRSKVEDTFNLPPPTLNASQLITKFRQHGFSAEEMVALSGAHTLGVARCRSFKNRLSGVDPTLDKDFAKTLSETCSSGDDAELAFDATRNSFDNLYFNALQRKAGVLTSDQTLYADTRTRGFVNGFALNQATFFRRFQWAMVKMGTLDVKQGSRGEVRRNCHKFN is encoded by the exons ATGCTAATGAGATCTCCAAATTTAGTCAAGATGGTTGGTGCCAATTTTCTTTGTGTAGTCTTGCTAGTGGAGATTATAGTAGTGATGAGTGGTCATAGCTTTGGAGCAAATGGTCTGAGCATGAACTATTACCTCACGAGTTGCCCATTCGCTGAACAAATTGTGAGAAACACAGTTTTCAGAGCTTTGCAGGCTGACCCTACCCTTGCAGCTGGCCTTGTTAGAATGCATTTCCATGATTGCTTCGTtgag GGATGTGATGGGTCGGTTTTGATTGACTCAACGAATGATAACACAGCAGAGAAGGACTCCCTTGCAAATTTGAGCTTAAGAGGATATGAAGTTATCGATGCAGCAAAAGAGGAGCTTGAAAGAATGTGCCCCGGCGTAGTCTCATGTGCTGATATTGTTGCAATGGCTGCCAGAGATTCAGTATTCTTG GCTGGGGGTCCACTATATGGCATACAAAAGGGAAGGAAGGATGGAAGGAGGTCTAAAGTAGAAGACACATTCAACCTTCCCCCTCCCACCCTCAATGCCTCTCAGCTCATTACCAAGTTTAGGCAGCATGGTTTTAGTGCAGAGGAAATGGTGGCTCTTTCtg GGGCACATACGCTAGGAGTGGCAAGGTGCCGATCCTTCAAAAACCGATTGAGCGGCGTGGATCCGACTTTAGATAAAGACTTTGCGAAGACATTGTCGGAAACATGCAGCTCCGGTGACGATGCGGAGCTAGCCTTTGACGCGACAAGGAACAGCTTCGACAATCTTTACTTCAATGCGTTGCAAAGGAAAGCCGGAGTGCTTACTTCCGATCAAACGTTGTACGCCGACACAAGAACCAGAGGCTTTGTCAATGGCTTTGCGCTTAACCAAGCCACCTTCTTCCGTCGTTTCCAATGGGCGATGGTCAAAATGGGAACACTTGATGTTAAACAAGGTTCAAGAGGCGAAGTACGAAGAAATTGCCATAAATTTAACTGA
- the LOC132185582 gene encoding uncharacterized protein LOC132185582 produces the protein MGGESEEIPEMLFGRTNVSSAGGEDFRDLQRYRDMFFVGLAKRLWFRRKDFVHEGNFTHPNALVQQVLLSRLEHTEANALVAGPLRVETIPRWEAPGRDMWKLNWDAALCSKRGLAGMGVVIRNSDGDVVAVRCMTKQGLTNPLVAEAWAGVQALIFGREMDLNHIVLEGDAKIVVDALLLTEPNWSKIGHQIADMKMLLDAFPSWSVRAVGRAVNNAAHVIARMAVKDNIERTWRGCYPKCIHDIIRKECSTPSFD, from the coding sequence ATGGGGGGTGAGTCTGAAGAAATTCCAGAAATGCTCTTTGGGAGAACCAACGTTTCGTCAGCTGGTGGAGAGGATTTTCGAGACCTGCAACGATACAGAGATATGTTTTTTGTGGGGCTAGCAAAACGCCTATGGTTCCGTAGGAAGGACTTTGTTCATGAGGGAAATTTTACCCATCCCAATGCTTTAGTCCAACAAGTTCTACTTTCACGTCTGGAACACACTGAGGCCAACGCTTTAGTAGCCGGCCCTCTCAGAGTGGAAACTATTCCTAGGTGGGAGGCCCCTGGCCGGGATATGTGGAAATTGAATTGGGATGCAGCTTTATGCTCGAAGAGAGGTTTAGCTGGGATGGGAGTGGTGATCCGAAATTCTGATGGGGACGTAGTGGCTGTGCGGTGTATGACTAAACAGGGGCTCACTAACCCTTTGGTTGCAGAAGCATGGGCGGGGGTGCaagctttaatttttgggaggGAAATGGATCTCAACCATATTGTGCTGGAAGGCGATGCGAAGATAGTTGTGGACGCTCTCCTTCTTACCGAACCCAACTGGAGTAAGATAGGCCATCAAATTGCAGATATGAAGATGTTGTTAGATGCATTTCCTAGCTGGTCTGTCCGAGCAGTGGGTCGTGCAGTGAATAATGCTGCTCATGTTATTGCTCGTATGGCTGTGAAGGACAATATAGAGAGAACATGGAGGGGCTGTTACCCGAAATGTATTCATGATATTATCCGGAAGGAGTGCTCAACTCCTTCCTTTGATTGA
- the LOC132183882 gene encoding PHD finger protein At1g33420-like, with product MVENGRPQKRMKRRVTADLHDFLTFPSLSMNGDDRVSGGPFRTRVKEFLTRNALLPPPSSLFPHLLTWQMLFRVGDLTDGPDSHPAVVYLDVVEEDVTRSRSVYCDQCRVVGWSGHPVCGKRFHFIIKADGNSIGAYHKPCMCCGDVLHLSESKCKSCNHVTSTDDVEDWVFNQLENTTHLLHGVVHSNGYGHLLRVNGREGGSRVLSGYHIMDFWDRLCKILGVRKVSVMDVSKKYGLEYRLLHAITKGHPWYGDWGYEFGAGSFALTFDAYKMAVETLSTLPLSIFLSQGLEPRTRLQAIVSHYQSLSERELVNIRDLFCFLMSLIHDAHKSSSRVDDVTCKKHRACTSEVLSSWTGSDIERVEAAMLRVLRAVSGSNWVSCRALRGAVYKAGPPEVLDCCLGKLEGKLAGEGMVVKARYNPDSGALEYRLEPGNGSIGEMTACNDSSIFSCSSEENHQRDLRYLYESLLHPQTMVINGHQATRDLAISSAEKLLDCKHFVKDYRVEIVSSITNSSAICLSCEVELIDESEDSAINPPPELIILHPNATVSDLKLEASKAFQEVYLMFTRFQAEELLGYGSVDDTTQVKLLLGSTTESVRVRGMCIGKIGPSRFRMERGVERWTVDCSCGAKDDDGERMLACDICGVWRHTRCSGIDDSDAVPAKFVCHRCRSSDRNTKAIGHCKDETVTDVGSSSCFGNCLSTPFDVR from the exons ATGGTGGAGAACGGGAGGCCTCAGAAGCGGATGAAGAGGCGCGTGACGGCGGATCTGCACGATTTCCTGACGTTTCCTTCGTTGTCAATGAACGGAGACGACAGAGTTTCCGGCGGGCCCTTCAGGACGCGCGTGAAGGAGTTTCTGACGAGGAACGCGCTGCTTCCGCCTCCCTCTTCGCTGTTTCCGCACCTATTGACGTGGCAGATGCTGTTCCGGGTGGGAGATCTTACGGATGGTCCCGATTCGCACCCTGCGGTTGTCTACCTCGACGTCGTCGAAGAGGACGTGACCAGATCCAGATCGGTTTACTGCGACCAGTGCCGAGTGGTTG GTTGGAGTGGCCATCCAGTATGTGGGAAACGTTTTCATTTTATCATCAAGGCTGATGGTAATTCcattggtgcttatcacaagcCATGCATGTGCTGCGGAGATGTCTTGCACTTGTCAGAATCCAA GTGCAAGTCATGCAACCATGTGACAAGTACAGATGATGTTGAAGATTGGGTGTTTAACCAATTGGAGAACACAACTCATCTTTTACATGGTGTAGTCCATTCAAATGGTTATGGACACCTTCTTAGGGTTAATGGTAGGGAAGGGGGCTCAAGGGTTCTTTCTGGGTATCATATAATGGACTTCTGGGATCGTCTTTGTAAAATCCTTGGTGTCAG AAAAGTGAGTGTGATGGATGTGTCAAAAAAGTATGGGTTGGAGTACCGGCTGCTTCATGCCATCACCAAAGGCCATCCATGGTACGGTGACTGGGGTTATGAATTTGGTGCTGGTAGCTTTGCCCTCACTTTTGATGCTTACAAAATGGCTGTTGAAACCCTCTCTACCCTTCCATTGTCCATCTTCCTCTCCCAGGGGCTGGAACCCCGAACCCGCCTGCAGGCTATTGTCTCACATTACCAGTCCTTATCGGAGCGTGAGCTTGTAAATATAAGagatctcttttgttttttgatgagtttgatcCATGATGCTCACAAGTCTTCATCGAGGGTTGATGATGTCACCTGCAAGAAGCACCGAGCTTGCACTTCAGAGGTCTTGAGTTCTTGGACTGGGAGTGACATTGAACGGGTGGAAGCAGCCATGCTTAGAGTTCTTCGTGCAGTTTCGGGTTCTAATTGGGTAAGTTGTCGAGCTCTTAGAGGTGCCGTATACAAGGCGGGTCCTCCGGAGGTCCTCGATTGCTGCCTTGGGAAACTTGAAGGGAAGTTGGCGGGAGAAGGGATGGTTGTTAAAGCCCGATACAATCCCGATTCAGGTGCTCTTGAATACAG ACTCGAGCCTGGAAATGGTTCCATTGGTGAAATGACAGCTTGCAACGATTCTTCCATTTTTAGCTGCTCATCTGAAGAAAATCATCAGCGGGATCTCAGATACTTGTATGAATCCTTGCTCCATCCTCAAACTATGGTAATTAATGGTCATCAGGCAACAAGGGATCTTGCAATCAGCTCAGCGGAGAAGCTCCTTGACTGCAAGCACTTTGTGAAAGACTACAGGGTTGAAATAGTGtcatcaatcacaaactcatCTGCAATATGTCTGTCATGTGAGGTGGAGCTCATAGATGAATCTGAAGATTCTGCCATAAACCCACCCCCTGAGTTAATTATCCTGCACCCAAATGCTACCGTATCCGACCTCAAGCTCGAAGCATCAAAAGCTTTTCAAGAGGTGTATCTGATGTTCACAAGATTTCAAGCTGAAGAGCTACTTGGCTACGGCAGTGTAGATGACACCACCCAGGTCAAGCTCTTGTTAGGGTCAACAACTGAATCTGTTCGAGTGCGAGGAATGTGCATCGGGAAAATTGGACCGAGTAGATTTAGAATGGAGAGGGGAGTTGAGAGGTGGACGGTGGATTGCAGCTGCGGGGCGAAGGACGACGACGGGGAGAGAATGTTGGCTTGTGATATTTGTGGTGTGTGGCGACACACTCGGTGTTCTGGTATCGATGATTCCGACGCAGTCCCTGCTAAGTTTGTTTGTCACAGATGCAGAAGCTCTGATCGAAATACCAAAGCCATTGGGCACTGCAAGGATGAGACGGTCACCGATGTTGGTAGCAGCAGCTGCTTTGGAAATTGCTTGTCAACTCCTTTTGATGTTCGCTGA
- the LOC132184730 gene encoding peroxidase 47-like isoform X1 yields MRSPNLVKMVSGNFVGVVLLVEIIVVMMSGCRFEANGLSMDYYFRSCPILDPIMKNTVFGALQADPTLAAGLVRMHFHDCFVEGCDGSVLIDSTNDNTAEKDSPANLSLRGYEVIDAAKEQLERMCPGVVSCADILAMAARDAVIWAGGPMYEIPKGRKDGRRSRIEDTINLPAPTLNASGLITIFGKHGFTVEELVALSGAHTLGVASCVNFKKRLNDVDQNMDADFAKTLSKTCSSGDNAQQPFDATRNSFDNLYFNTLQRKAGLLTSDQTLFADSRTSGAVNGFALNQAMFFLSFQRAMLKMGALDVKDAPDGEVRKNCHKIN; encoded by the exons ATGAGATCTCCAAATTTAGTCAAGATGGTTAGTGGCAATTTTGTTGGTGTAGTCTTGCTGGTGGAGATTATAGTAGTGATGATGAGTGGTTGTAGATTTGAAGCAAATGGTCTGAGCATGGACTACTACTTCAGGAGTTGCCCAATTCTTGATCCAATTATGAAAAACACAGTATTCGGAGCTTTGCAGGCTGACCCTACCCTTGCAGCCGGCCTTGTTAGAATGCATTTCCATGATTGCTTCGTtgag GGATGTGATGGGTCGGTTTTGATTGACTCAACGAATGATAACACAGCAGAGAAGGACTCCCCTGCAAATTTGAGCTTAAGAGGATATGAAGTTATCGATGCAGCAAAAGAGCAGCTTGAAAGAATGTGCCCCGGCGTAGTCTCATGTGCTGATATTCTTGCAATGGCTGCCAGAGATGCAGTAATCTGG GCTGGGGGTCCAATGTATGAGATCCCAAAGGGAAGAAAGGATGGTAGGAGGTCTAGAATAGAAGACACAATCAACCTTCCCGCTCCCACCCTCAATGCCTCTGGCCTCATTACTATTTTCGGGAAGCATGGTTTTACTGTCGAAGAATTGGTGGCTCTTTCCG GGGCACATACACTAGGAGTGGCATCGTGCGTAAATTTCAAAAAACGATTGAATGACGTGGATCAAAATATGGATGCCGACTTTGCAAAGACATTGTCAAAAACATGCAGCTCCGGGGACAATGCCCAGCAACCCTTTGACGCGACGAGGAACAGCTTCGACAATCTTTACTTCAATACGCTGCAAAGGAAAGCCGGCTTGCTCACTTCCGATCAAACGCTGTTCGCCGACTCAAGAACCTCCGGCGCTGTGAATGGCTTTGCGCTTAACCAAGCCATgttcttcctttctttccaaCGGGCAATGCTCAAAATGGGAGCCCTTGATGTTAAAGACGCTCCAGATGGCGAAGTACGAAAAAATTGCCATAAAATCaactaa
- the LOC132184730 gene encoding peroxidase 47-like isoform X2 translates to MRSPNLVKMVSGNFVGVVLLVEIIVVMMSGCRFEANGLSMDYYFRSCPILDPIMKNTVFGALQADPTLAAGLVRMHFHDCFVEGCDGSVLIDSTNDNTAEKDSPANLSLRGYEVIDAAKEQLERMCPGVVSCADILAMAARDAAGGPMYEIPKGRKDGRRSRIEDTINLPAPTLNASGLITIFGKHGFTVEELVALSGAHTLGVASCVNFKKRLNDVDQNMDADFAKTLSKTCSSGDNAQQPFDATRNSFDNLYFNTLQRKAGLLTSDQTLFADSRTSGAVNGFALNQAMFFLSFQRAMLKMGALDVKDAPDGEVRKNCHKIN, encoded by the exons ATGAGATCTCCAAATTTAGTCAAGATGGTTAGTGGCAATTTTGTTGGTGTAGTCTTGCTGGTGGAGATTATAGTAGTGATGATGAGTGGTTGTAGATTTGAAGCAAATGGTCTGAGCATGGACTACTACTTCAGGAGTTGCCCAATTCTTGATCCAATTATGAAAAACACAGTATTCGGAGCTTTGCAGGCTGACCCTACCCTTGCAGCCGGCCTTGTTAGAATGCATTTCCATGATTGCTTCGTtgag GGATGTGATGGGTCGGTTTTGATTGACTCAACGAATGATAACACAGCAGAGAAGGACTCCCCTGCAAATTTGAGCTTAAGAGGATATGAAGTTATCGATGCAGCAAAAGAGCAGCTTGAAAGAATGTGCCCCGGCGTAGTCTCATGTGCTGATATTCTTGCAATGGCTGCCAGAGATGCA GCTGGGGGTCCAATGTATGAGATCCCAAAGGGAAGAAAGGATGGTAGGAGGTCTAGAATAGAAGACACAATCAACCTTCCCGCTCCCACCCTCAATGCCTCTGGCCTCATTACTATTTTCGGGAAGCATGGTTTTACTGTCGAAGAATTGGTGGCTCTTTCCG GGGCACATACACTAGGAGTGGCATCGTGCGTAAATTTCAAAAAACGATTGAATGACGTGGATCAAAATATGGATGCCGACTTTGCAAAGACATTGTCAAAAACATGCAGCTCCGGGGACAATGCCCAGCAACCCTTTGACGCGACGAGGAACAGCTTCGACAATCTTTACTTCAATACGCTGCAAAGGAAAGCCGGCTTGCTCACTTCCGATCAAACGCTGTTCGCCGACTCAAGAACCTCCGGCGCTGTGAATGGCTTTGCGCTTAACCAAGCCATgttcttcctttctttccaaCGGGCAATGCTCAAAATGGGAGCCCTTGATGTTAAAGACGCTCCAGATGGCGAAGTACGAAAAAATTGCCATAAAATCaactaa